The following proteins are encoded in a genomic region of Syngnathus acus chromosome 22, fSynAcu1.2, whole genome shotgun sequence:
- the stard9 gene encoding stAR-related lipid transfer protein 9 isoform X1 encodes MANVKVAVRVRPLNARESADGGRLAVQVEDKFVRIQNVKLEPRADHGVDSREKLLEFGFDYCYWSVRPDDPRCASQEEVFQDLGVSVLAGASEGYNVCLFAYGQTGSGKTYTMMGTPDSAGLTPRICQGLLRSEAPLPDGQNSSRVEISFLEIYNERVRDLLATGEQKKRTSLRVREHPEKGPYVQELSQHVVSDCQQAMELLEAGVANRITAATHNHDASSRSHAIFTIQYTQATLENNRPSETVSKINLVDLAGSERADPNYCRDRLTEGSNINKSLVTLGIVISALAQNSQMSSSCQSINSVASEGDGSTAGSHGSFLSGAGSAGRRHCFIPYRDSVLTWLLKDSLGGNSKTIMIATVSPSASCYSESLSTLRYAAHARNIVNRPRVNEDANVRLIRELREEIDRLKSMLLTYGMQRDPSPSLSDERDGTLSDMVLQNEMKVEQLTKDWSESWRDKHELLERYSVDINRDRAGFLINSPRPHLLALDGDVLSTGVVFYHLMEGLTRIGPQDHLEEPQIVLSGGASCEIQNDGGVVTLRPLPGCVCLLNGREITEPNRLAQGMVITLGGLHKFRFNHPAEAAVLRERRRRASEGTYTDLGPQTPNQSKTNEEPSALRLSPGEESTARRRLQEQQCYVEDLRQEIGSEQRRAESELERERAQLQHQHSEVQEWILQEKRHLLAVEQRVTQDLGVQTDSQPDPLLKCLNRYVLDEQEGQRDKCPSLVVRAKKKAVQEELLKHHALRRAESRLRRKKLQFQLERIARKRRLLEAKRELQQLEKALLAGQESPEEGSPPRFISPRSSFSADLVSRLYPQQSPIFSRQFLMRNQSTELTSKSTSPACVGSRKWLSDECLPRERTQSCSDSLPSGLSQSCQDRRRSSENIAPNSKMEEGSLVQQRQRRFERKPLLPQRELSFKNRSEQNPAAVPKLPLCIPTQPPGKENVASKTNVLASPCVDLKRPSQSGVTRKAFSNFMQPPLDSNNPNVVEKMPSRSLGIHEDSNVVSRSPSKTAILCDELEQNLPFEASRRWHSTQALMSKTGQWVERQQREWKVVGERHEAASDSDSIFSLDSLASALALKSAQVAQSEADSEDSEMSKDSLAAEKRSAVTSSCRKVVPTYSLVADHPCGNRTALEWGSCPQQVLRAGMHWGKTDIHKSTSEIAIEDNFKEAQKSLPGSALARLSENPPPLTDASSSHELAGGTETHRDSPSFRKESNQHSSSVSVSLSDSPSPSEVDSLTSAPQGKDQATETWISKEEKEQSDSEPESFLADPESSDQNAAKDVDATYFASQPEAACKNSRKRNQELQEAFEGSLKIPKRSPSPLGDKRSDNNEKKNSDMGISNFGFESAGVSDPSLKKPVKASDPSVGDVKVDHVAVKQVVANTKEAGCQSGRPARMYRCQSEAICSAIDLRISEVVQEHLKRSLIGSGGNRSSNWNPRLVSDFVDQRINQPMKPTYDNKSEQVTNHGEAPEVETLAPLTKLDKRPAGRTNGTNDAIQPNNRIDVNAPSLKEARKFSSDGCDVTDAPQGNEPSVKGRDLLGSRCSKDATSECQGCSCKFGRTSIEPEGPCVSHSEVPERFSALRNEKMSGCGSEMATVGTQSRLSLLSKKSKRFRRTKIQATPCSSLQTSSSDEDQSSNKRASPQLRLESEGKTDADISKVNPKMELIKDVLVCRKRFSLPPQSRTKDLQDAGKSQESLMHFASSDINPFVHQWQDGDRSRCKNPAFGSAADLSRKSSLLNVPDKRLPRCCSVDNGLNGQNPPFTSHLSTYAAHKRLSSTLSSVEPAVTNTSSGGLVYSSDPESSPSSNRRTTTPEKEGIQSESVAPQRRERHKRSHTDVPKTRVQMNEFLTWTSMESMSVHISKLIHSTSDLLEDVQGLRTGRRLSGSSPRSIPNVSVNCSTQTASNAGVQTRPLTLTNTERHQRSTSHEINVTLRLIGAEVISPNKDSGDREDSTSSVFQPGTVGCQGQIRSAPVKKTLPEMSHHHLTAASKNSYRPSRQQENQIPWLRNSPKPATTFTDRALSPIVTVDVRQQSKSGGRHQHGRVDKTEASCRSSGPDCGFCFSKSPEKVCEVSGPSLKDSEDCFQNSPVDQRNTNTHPQPKWNSSPWSDLQKYAATSGKTTNVLVTQSKGTECTKPAQQRPQGIVPFSGDSCSPSSTASLTPSECSTDILLNAKPITRVDPETLPENLPLHNKFTNWSGIHPQRSTFTDTGESCASNSERRLREIERLRQEREHVMASVGLGASSTPLTVELAEAKLHYGLGETDALLKMLSPRSTEDLRVNSPTSTLGKQQLHNRHRLSIEGLHEKTEDHSQTSRRARSLSPSRHRPPTAPGPQLKPENSRIRELASGDSAQPSDIGQLLRDYGRARQEAMSEIAKARERLRQNTEKEKRRIQEQLLSPESKDDPRHGSRISNSTLCTGSSLSLSSGPTSGYNSGNPLQHGHRLTPGHTTTFPEEGKKVSSRSFISARDARLEPPMASRRQAAVMADLADAVDT; translated from the exons ATGGCCAACGTCAAAGTGGCGGTTCGAGTCCGACCGCTCAACGCCAG GGAAAGTGCAGATGGAGGGAGGCTGGCAGTCCAGGTGGAGGACAAGTTTGTGAGGATCCAAAATGTCAAG CTGGAGCCACGCGCCGACCACGGTGTGGATTCCCGGGAGAAGCTCCTGGAGTTCGGCTTCGACTACTGCTACTGGTCGGTGCGGCCCGATGACCCCCGCTGTGCGTCGCAGGAGGAg GTGTTCCAGGACTTGGGTGTGTCGGTGCTGGCCGGCGCTTCCGAGGGCTACAACGTGTGTCTGTTTGCTTACGGCCAGACGGGATCCGGCAAGACGTACACCATGATGGGCACGCCG gACTCTGCAGGTTTGACACCCCGGATCTGTCAG GGCCTGTTGCGGTCTGAGGCGCCGCTTCCCGACGGGCAGAACTCGAGCAGAGTGGAGATCAG TTTTCTGGAAATCTATAACGAGCGAGTACGAGACCTGCTGGCGACCGGCGAGCAGAAGAAGAGAACCTCCTTACGAGTCCGGGAACATCCTGAGAAGGGGCCCTACGTGCAAG AGCTGTCGCAGCATGTGGTGTCAGACTGCCAGCAGGCCATGGAGCTTCTGGAGGCAGGCGTGGCCAACCGCATCACGGCGGCGACGCACAACCACGACGCCAGTAGCCGCTCGCACGCCATCTTCACCATCCAGTACACTCAG GCCACGCTTGAGAACAACCGGCCTTCAGAAACCGTCAGCAAGATCAACTTGGTGGACCTGGCCGGGAG CGAGAGAGCAGACCCCAATTACTGCCGAGACAGACTAACTGAAGGCTCCAACATCAACAAGTCGCTGGTCACACTGGGCATCGTTATTTCTGCCCTGG CCCAGAATTCGCAGATGTCCAGCAGCTGCCAGAGCATCAACAGCGTGGCTTCGGAGGGCGACGGCAGCACGGCGGGCAGCCACGGCAGCTTCCTGTCCGGGGCGGGGAGCGCCGGCAGGAGGCACTGCTTCATCCCCTACAGGGACTCGGTCCTCACCTGGCTGCTGAAGGACAGCCTGGGGGGCAATTCCAAGACCATCATGATCGCAA CCGTCTCCCCCTCCGCCAGCTGCTACAGCGAGAGCCTCAGCACCCTCCGCTACGCCGCCCACGCCCGGAATATCGTCAACAGGCCCCGGGTCAACGAG GACGCCAACGTGCGGCTCATCCGGGAGCTGAGGGAGGAAATCGACAGGCTCAAGAGCATGCTGCTCACCTATGGGATG CAGCGAGATCCCAGCCCCTCCCTGAGTGACGAGAGGGACGGGACGCTTTCGGACATGGTGCTGCAAAACGAGATGAAG GTGGAGCAGCTGACCAAGGACTGGTCAGAGAGTTGGCGGGACAAGCATGAACTGCTGGAGCGCTACAGCGTGGACATCAACCGGGACCGAGCCGGCTTCCTCATCAACTCGCCGCGCCCGCACCTGCTGGCCCTGGATGGGGACGTCCTCAGCACCGGCGTGGTCTTCTACCACCTCATG GAAGGACTTACCCGCATTGGACCCCAAGACCACTTGGAAGAACCGCAAATAG TTTTGTCAGGCGGTGCCAGCTGTGAGATCCAAAACGACGGTGGCGTGGTCACGCTGAGGCCGCTGCCGGGTTGCGTCTGCCTTCTCAACGGCAGGGAAATCACTGAGCCCAACAGGCTGGCGCAAG GAATGGTGATCACCTTAGGAGGGCTTCATAAATTTCGCTTCAACCACCCGGCAGAGGCGGCCGTCCTGCGGGAGCGTAGACGCAGA GCAAGTGAGGGCACCTACACTGACCTTGGCCCTCAGACGCCAAACCAGAG CAAAACGAACGAAGAGCCATCTGCGTTGCGTTTGTCCCCCGGCGAGGAGTCGACTGCCAGGCGGCGTTTGCAGGAGCAGCAGTGCTATGTGGAGGACTTGCGCCAGGAGATAGGTTCTGAGCAGAGGCGGGCCGAGAGCGAGCTGGAGAGGGAGCGGGCCCAGCTTCAGCACCAGCATAGCGAAG TCCAGGAGTGGATCCTCCAGGAGAAGCGTCACCTGCTGGCCGTCGAGCAAAGAGTCACGCAGGACCTTGGGGTTCAAACGGACTCCCAGCCCGACCCCCTTCTGAAGTGCCTCAACAGATACGTGTTGGACGAGCAGGAGGGTCAGAGAGACAAATGTCCATCGCTGGTTGTCAGGGCCAAGAAGAAAGCAGTCCAGGAGGAGCTCCTGAAGCATCACGCCCTGCGTCGTGCAGAGAGCCGCCTTCGCCGCAAGAAGTTGCAGTTCCAGCTGGAGAGAATTGCCCGCAAGAGGCGTCTGCTAGAAGCAAAGAGAGAATTGCAGCAACTGGAAAAGGCCCTGCTCGCTGGACAGGAAAGCCCTGAGGAGGGGTCTCCACCAAGATTCATTTCCCCGAGATCTTCCTTCTCTGCTGATCTTGTGTCCCGACTGTACCCACAGCAGTCCCCGATCTTCAG CAGACAGTTCCTGATGAGAAATCAATCCACAGAACTGACCTCAAAGTCCACATCTCCTGCTTGCGTTGGCAGCAGGAAGTGGCTCTCAGACGAGTGCCTCCCCCGGGAAAGGACCCAGAGTTGCTCCGATTCACTTCCCTCCGGACTAAGTCAGTCCTGCCAAGACAGACGAAGATCTTCTGAAAACATTGCGCCGAATTCCAAGATGGAGGAAGGTTCTCTGGTTCAACAGCGTCAGCGGCGCTTTGAACGAAAACCCCTGCTGCCACAAAGAGAACTTTCTTTTAAGAACAGATCAGAGCAGAATCCAGCAGCTGTGCCCAAGTTGCCACTTTGTATACCCACACAACCACCTGGCAAAGAAAATGTAGCGTCCAAAACAAACGTACTAGCAAGTCCTTGCGTGGATCTAAAAAGACCATCACAGTCTGGTGTCACCAGGAAAGCCTTCTCTAATTTCATGCAACCACCATTGGATTCCAACAACCCCAACGTTGTAGAAAAGATGCCCAGTCGGTCTCTTGGCATCCACGAAGATTCTAACGTGGTGAGTAGAAGTCCGAGTAAAACAGCCATCTTGTGTGATGAGCTCGAACAAAACCTTCCGTTTGAGGCTTCGAGACGATGGCACAGCACGCAGGCTCTGATGAGCAAGACGGGCCAATGGGTGGAAAGGCAGCAACGTGAATGGAAAGTAGTCGGGGAACGGCACGAAGCTGCCTCCGACTCCGACAGCATCTTCTCCCTCGATTCTTTAGCCTCGGCTCTTGCGCTGAAGAGTGCGCAAGTGGCGCAGAGCGAAGCAGACAGCGAAGACAGTGAAATGTCCAAAGACTCCTTAGCGGCGGAGAAGCGTTCTGCTGTGACCAGCTCTTGCCGAAAAGTGGTTCCCACGTACTCTTTGGTTGCCGATCACCCGTGCGGCAACAGGACGGCTCTAGAATGGGGCAGCTGTCCACAACAGGTTCTCCGTGCAGGGATGCACTGGGGCAAAACAGATATCCACAAATCAACATCTGAAATTGCAATAGAAGACAATTTCAAAGAGGCGCAAAAAAGTCTACCTGGTTCTGCCCTGGCGAGGTTGTCCGAAAACCCGCCGCCACTTACGGATGCTAGTTCCTCCCATGAGCTGGCAGGCGGTACAGAGACCCACCGAGATTCTCCGTCTTTCCGAAAAGAAAGCAACCAACATTCCAGCTCAGTCAGTGTGAGCCTCTCAGACAGCCCAAGTCCATCTGAAGTTGATAGCTTAACATCAGCCCCCCAAGGGAAGGACCAAGCAACCGAGACTTGGATATCAAAGGAAGAGAAAGAACAGTCAGACAGCGAGCCTGAAAGTTTCCTTGCAGATCCTGAATCATCGGATCAGAATGCCGCCAAAGATGTCGATGCAACGTATTTTGCCTCGCAACCTGAAGCAGCTTGTAAAAATTCCAGGAAGCGAAACCAAGAGTTGCAGGAGGCTTTTGAGGGGAGCCTGAAAATTCCAAAAAGAAGCCCTTCACCTCTGGGAGATAAACGTTCTGataacaatgaaaagaaaaactctgATATGGGAATCTCCAACTTTGGATTTGAATCCGCTGGTGTTTCTGATCCATCGCTGAAGAAGCCTGTGAAAGCCAGTGACCCCTCTGTGGGCGACGTCAAAGTAGATCATGTCGCAGTAAAACAAGTGGTTGCCAATACGAAGGAGGCGGGGTGTCAAAGTGGTCGCCCCGCAAGAATGTATCGCTGTCAGTCTGAGGCCATCTGCAGCGCCATCGACTTGAGAATCTCAGAAGTGGTCCAAGAGCATTTAAAGCGCTCATTGATCGGCAGCGGTGGCAACAGGAGCAGCAACTGGAATCCGAGACTTGTCTCTGATTTTGTTGATCAGAGAATCAATCAGCCAATGAAACCGACGTACGATAACAAGAGCGAACAGGTGACCAACCACGgagaagctcctgaagtagaAACTCTTGCTCCATTGACAAAACTTGACAAGAGACCAGCTGGCCGCACCAATGGAACCAACGATGCGATTCAACCGAACAACAGAATTGACGTGAACGCACCGTCGCTAAAGGAAGCTCGCAAGTTCTCTTCTGATGGATGTGACGTCACTGATGCCCCACAAGGAAATGAACCTTCGGTCAAAGGGCGAGATCTGCTCGGCAGTCGGTGCTCGAAAGACGCCACCAGTGAATGTCAAGGTTGTTCGTGCAAGTTTGGCAGAACTTCCATCGAACCTGAAGGACCTTGTGTGAGTCACTCTGAAGTCCCAGAGAGGTTTTCAGCATTAAGGAATGAAAAGATGAGTGGCTGCGGATCTGAAATGGCGACCGTTGGCACACAATCTCGATTATCTCTGCTAAGTAAAAAGTCCAAAAGGTTCAGGAGGACCAAAATACAAGCTACCCCTTGCTCTTCATTACAGACATCATCATCGGATGAAGACCAAAGCTCCAACAAACGGGCATCTCCTCAACTACGACTTGAGAGTGAAGGCAAAACGGATGCCGACATTTCCAAAGTGAATCCCAAAATGGAGCTGATCAAAGATGTTTTGGTTTGCAGAAAAAGATTCTCGTTACCTCCGCAATCAAGAACCAAAGACCTGCAGGATGCGGGCAAGTCTCAGGAATCCCTCATGCATTTTGCCTCCAGCGACATCAACCCATTTGTTCACCAGTGGCAAGACGGCGACCGCTCACGCTGCAAGAACCCCGCCTTCGGCAGTGCTGCCGATCTGTCCCGCAAATCTTCGCTTTTGAACGTGCCTGACAAACGCCTTCCGAGGTGCTGTAGCGTTGACAACGGCCTAAACGGGCAGAACCCGCCCTTCACTTCCCATTTGAGCACCTACGCTGCCCACAAAAGGCTCTCCAGCACGCTGAGCAGCGTCGAGCCGGCGGTCACCAACACCTCATCCGGCGGGTTGGTCTACTCGTCCGATCCAGAGTCCAGTCCAAGTTCCAACCGGAGAACCACAACTCCAGAAAAAGAAGGCATTCAGAGTGAGTCAGTCGCCCCGCAAAGGAGGGAGCGTCACAAAAGAAGTCACACGGACGTTCCCAAGACCCGGGTTCAAATGAACGAGTTCCTGACATGGACCAGTATGGAGAGCATGTCCGTCCACATCTCCAAACTGATCCACAGCACCTCTGACCTGCTGGAAGATGTCCAGGGATTGAGGACGGGTCGCAGGTTGAGCGGGTCAAGCCCTCGATCGATCCCCAACGTCAGCGTCAACTGCTCGACTCAAACCGCCTCGAATGCCGGCGTTCAGACGAGACCTTTGACACTGACAAACACAGAGAGGCACCAAAGATCCACATCCCACGAGATCAACGTGACATTGAGACTGATTGGCGCTGAGGTGATTTCACCCAACAAAGACTCGGGTGACAGAGAAGACAGTACATCGAGTGTCTTCCAACCTGGGACTGTCGGATGCCAAGGCCAAATAAGATCAGCCCCCGTAAAGAAAACCTTGCCTGAGATGTCGCACCATCATCTTACCGCCGCCTCCAAAAACAGCTACAGACCAAGCAGACAACAAGAAAACCAAATCCCTTGGCTGAGAAACTCGCCAAAGCCTGCGACGACATTCACAGATCGGGCGTTGTCACCCATTGTCACTGTGGATGTCCGGCAACAGTCCAAGTCTGGAGGAAGACATCAGCATGGACGCGTGGACAAGACTGAGGCTTCTTGCAGGTCATCAGGACCTGATTGTGGCTTTTGCTTCAGTAAATCGCCAGAGAAGGTCTGTGAAGTGAGTGGTCCAAGCCTTAAAGACTCTGAAGATTGCTTCCAAAACTCACCAGTGGACcaaagaaatacaaacacCCATCCTCAGCCCAAATGGAATTCTTCTCCCTGGTCAGACTTGCAGAAATACGCCGCTACCTCAGGAAAGACAACCAATGTTCTTGTCACCCAATCCAAAGGTACAGAATGCACCAAACCAGCCCAGCAAAGACCTCAAGGCATCGTCCCTTTTAGCGGCGATAGCTGCAGTCCATCTTCCACTGCGTCCCTGACGCCCAGCGAGTGCAGCACTGACATCCTGCTGAACGCTAAACCCATCACCAGAGTGGACCCTGAGACATTACCCGAGAACCTGCCCTTGCACAATAAGTTCACCAACTGGTCCGGCATCCACCCTCAGCGCTCCACGTTTACAGACACCGGTGAGAGCTGTGCTTCCAACTCTGAACGAAGGTTAAGAGAGATCGAGCGTCTGCGTCAGGAAAGGGAGCACGTGATGGCTTCCGTCGGCCTCGGGGCCAGCTCCACGCCGCTGACGGTGGAGCTCGCCGAGGCCAAGCTGCACTATGGCCTCGGAGAGACGGACGCCCTGCTCAAGATGCTGTCTCCGAGATCCACGGAGGATCTCCGAGTGAATTCGCCGACGTCCACCCTTGGAAAACAGCAGCTCCACAATAG ACACCGTTTGAGCATTGAAGGTTTGCATGAAAAGACAGAGGACCATTCTCAAACGAGTCGTCGGGCTCGTAGCCTGAGCCCTTCCAGGCATCGTCCCCCGACCGCGCCCGGCCCACAACTGAAGCCAGAGAACAGCAG AATACGAGAGCTGGCGAGCGGCGACAGCGCGCAGCCGTCGGACATCGGGCAGCTGCTGCGCGATTACGGCCGCGCTCGACAGGAAGCCATGAGCGAGATCGCCAAGGCGAGGGAGCGACTGCGCCAGAATACCgagaaagagaagagaaggATTCAAGAGCAGCTTTTATCTCCAGAGTCTAAG GATGATCCGAGGCATGGAAGCAGGATCAGCAACAGTACCTTGTGCACCGGATCCAGCCTGAGCCTGTCATCTGGACCCACGTCGGGGTACAACAGCGGCAATCCTCTGCAACATGGCCACAGACTAACTCCTGGACAT ACCACCACGTTCCCGGAGGAAGGGAAGAAAGTCTCCTCACGAAGCTTCATTTCCGCTCGGG ACGCCCGTCTTGAGCCCCCGATGGCATCACGCAGGCAAGCGGCCGTCATGGCCGACCTCGCTGAC